In Deltaproteobacteria bacterium, the genomic window AATTCTTTCTCTTGACACCCCAAGTCGCTTAATATCCTTCCGGCCATTCTCTTTACCTCTTCGGGCCTTACCCTTTGTCTCTTTTGCCGGTTTTGGACCAACACCTCCATTCTTCTGTCTCTCCCCTTCTGGCTGAGCCTCCGGATATTCTATGCGATGGTGATGGACGGCATTGAGGACGATATTAAAACTCTTGGCAATCTCATGGAGATCCTTCAGGGTCAACTCACACTCGTCTAGCTGCCCATCGATGAAGATGTCATTGGTGATCTTTTGGACCAGCCCTTGGATGTGGGCGGGGGTGGGGTTCTCCAGGGTGCGGGAGGCAGCCTCCACGGCATCAGCCAACATCACAAGCCCCGCCTCCTTTGTTTGCGGCTTAGGTCCGAGATACCTGAAATCCCTCTCATCCACCTCTTGTACCCCTGGATCCTCCTGCTCCTTGGCCTTTTGATAAAAATAGTTGATGAGTCTGGTGCCATGGTGCTGCCTGATGATGTCGATGATCTTGTTTCCCAACTTGTGCCTCTTTGCCAGCTCAACCCCATCCTTCACGTGGGAGACGAGGATCAAACTGCTCATGCTAGGGGTGAGCTTATCGTGTCGGTTATTCCCTATCATTTGGTTCTCGATAAAGTATTGCGGTTTTTTTATCTTGCCGATATCGTGATAATAGGCGCTCACCCTGGCAAGCAGCGGATTGACGTTGATGGCCTTGGCCCCTGCCTCCACCAAACTCCCCACGATCATACTGTGATGGTAGCTCCCCGGGGCCTTCATGAGCAACTCCTTCAAGGTCGGTTGATCCAAATTGGCCAGCTCCAATAACTTGATGTCTGTCGTATAACCAAATATCGACTCCACTACCGGGGCCACCCCCACCACAACCATCCCGGCAACTGCCCCCCCTGCCAATCCCATCAATAGGTCAAACAGGGCCTCTATCTCAAAGATCCTGGCGGTGATCATCCCCTGAAAGGAGATGAGGAGGAGATTGGTCAATCCCACTATAAGGCCACCTTTTATCAGATTAAACCTCTGATCGCAGCGGGCTACGCTGTGGGCCCCTGCTATACTTCCGATAAGATAGAATATGGGAAGGAAAATCCCCTCCCTCAATAGGAGACCGCTGAAGAGGCTGACAAAGATGGAGTAGACCAAGGCTACTTCGGAATTAAGCACTATCCTGATCAACATGGCTCCGGCAGCTATAGGGAAGAAGTAGTAATAAGAGCTGAGGGGAAACCGAGCAAAGGTGTTGGCAAGGGCCTCGGCGACAAAGACAGAAATCCTTGCCATACCCAAAGAGGAGATTAATACGAGGACAAAGAAGAGAATGTCCTTGTTGGCAAGGGATACCTTTTTGATGTTCTTCATGGAAAATAGGTAAAATGTCGTAACAAAAAAACACGTTAAAAAGATAAGTCCCAAGATCATCACCAGTGTATTGCCCTTGTGCCACCCTTCGCGGATGGCCTCTAGTTTGAGGAGACCCTCCTCTGTCACCCTCTCCCCCTTTTCCAACAGTACCTCTCCCCTCTTGATCTGGAAAAGGACAGGCTTTACGCGGTTACGCGCCTGCTGCCTCCTCCTGTTCGTCTCCTGCCTGTTGAAGGTGAGGTTGGGAAAGATGAGATTATGGGCGGCCTTCAAAATCACCCCCCTGAGATCCGCAGGGATATCCATCACCTGAGGACCTTCAAGGGTCTTTTTAATCACCTCTTTGGCCTCGTGGTAATCGAGGAGAGAATGCAAATCCCTCTTTATCACCTCCTCCCCAGTTTTGATATCTCTCACCACAATCCCCTCCTCCTGCAGGAGGAGCTCCTTGTTGCTCACTACGCCCTTGTTCATCAGGGGGGCAATTACATCTACTATGCCTTTTAATACCTTCCCATTAAAGCGATGATCTTTTAAGGCCTGATATTCATGAGGAGCAAGGTGAAAACCCAGAGTCGCCTCCACTTCTCCCTTTAGGTCTCTTTCTCCCTTTTGCGCCTCCCCTGCCCTATATCTCCTCATTAAGGAGAAGGCAGAGTGTATAACCCCTTCAACCTCTGGTATCACCGAAGGGTCATAATCATAGACAGGGAGGACCTTATTTGCTGCATCCTCTCTCTTTTTCTCGGTGGCCGTTTTGTCCTTTACCAAAAGATCGCGGTCTGATATGACATCCTTTACAGCTACATCTCCTACCTTATAGTTGGGAGGGGCCACCTCTAAGGTGGGTGATAAGAAGGTAGCAACGGACAAAGAGACAACAATCAACAAAAGCCACCTCTGTACACGGGGGCTCTTGAAGGTGCGCAAAAGAGGTCTACCCTTTATTTTCGCCCATAACAGTAAAAGGGGGAAGATTCCCCCCTTTCTTTTCGCCCGGTCCGTTGTCTTCATACCTTCAACTCTCCATGGATCTGCCTTGTATCTCGGCTCCCTCATAGGCCTTGATAATATCCTGGACCAAGTGATGTCTGATGACGTCCTTCTCGCTGAAGTAAATGAATTGTATGCCCTTAATTCCCTTTAGGATATCCTGAATCTGGATCAAGCCTGAAGTCTTCCCGTCAGGCAGATCCACCTGGGTGATATCACCGGTGATCACCACCTTAGAGCCAAAACCCATCCTAGTGAGGAACATCTTCATCTGTTCCGGCTTGGTATTTTGCGCCTCATCTAAGATTATAAAAGAATCATTCAATGTCCTGCCCCGCATGAAGGCCAAGGGAGCCACTTCGATAATTCCCCTTTCCATCAATTTTGACGCGTGATCAAAATCCAACATGTCATTAAGGGCATCATAGAGGGGTCTCAGATAAGGGTTGACTTTTTCATAGAGATCCCCTGGCAGAAAACCCAGCTTTTCCCCTGCCTCCACAGCAGGACGGGCCAAGATGATGCGCTTCACCTCCTTCTTCATCAAGAAGGCAAGGGCCATAGCCATGGCCAGATAGGTCTTGCCAGTGCCCGCAGGCCCTATTCCTATTATCATATCATACCTTCTGATTGCATTGATATATTCTTTTTGCACTACACTCTTGGGGGTAATGACCCTTTTTTGGGAGGAGATATATACCGTATCTAGAAAGATATCCTCCAGATTGACCGAGCTGTCTCCTGAGAGGATCCGGATGGCAAAATCGATATCGCTGACATAGATCGGATAACCCTTATTTAAGAGCCTTTGAAGTTCCCTTAACAGCCTACTGGCCAGCTCAACGTCTAACTCATCCCCTTCAATAACAATTCTTCCCCCTTTGGTGTGTACCTTTACCTCTAGATTTCTCTCTATGGCCTTCAAATGATCATTATGGGGACCAAAGAGGGCCTTAGCTTCCTCTATATCTTCAAAATTTAAGTTCTTCTGCAATAATCCCTCTTTTATTTCTCCCTATGGTTCTATATCTCAATCAACCTTTTTCCCGATGTCTTTCAAAATATAGCAGTGCCTCACCCTGAAATTGCAAGCCCATTATACCATCCTAAACCGTTGCCTTCAACGTCAAACGAAACTCCGTAGCAAATCCATCTTTTTTATCTCCAAATGT contains:
- a CDS encoding HDIG domain-containing protein; its protein translation is MKTTDRAKRKGGIFPLLLLWAKIKGRPLLRTFKSPRVQRWLLLIVVSLSVATFLSPTLEVAPPNYKVGDVAVKDVISDRDLLVKDKTATEKKREDAANKVLPVYDYDPSVIPEVEGVIHSAFSLMRRYRAGEAQKGERDLKGEVEATLGFHLAPHEYQALKDHRFNGKVLKGIVDVIAPLMNKGVVSNKELLLQEEGIVVRDIKTGEEVIKRDLHSLLDYHEAKEVIKKTLEGPQVMDIPADLRGVILKAAHNLIFPNLTFNRQETNRRRQQARNRVKPVLFQIKRGEVLLEKGERVTEEGLLKLEAIREGWHKGNTLVMILGLIFLTCFFVTTFYLFSMKNIKKVSLANKDILFFVLVLISSLGMARISVFVAEALANTFARFPLSSYYYFFPIAAGAMLIRIVLNSEVALVYSIFVSLFSGLLLREGIFLPIFYLIGSIAGAHSVARCDQRFNLIKGGLIVGLTNLLLISFQGMITARIFEIEALFDLLMGLAGGAVAGMVVVGVAPVVESIFGYTTDIKLLELANLDQPTLKELLMKAPGSYHHSMIVGSLVEAGAKAINVNPLLARVSAYYHDIGKIKKPQYFIENQMIGNNRHDKLTPSMSSLILVSHVKDGVELAKRHKLGNKIIDIIRQHHGTRLINYFYQKAKEQEDPGVQEVDERDFRYLGPKPQTKEAGLVMLADAVEAASRTLENPTPAHIQGLVQKITNDIFIDGQLDECELTLKDLHEIAKSFNIVLNAVHHHRIEYPEAQPEGERQKNGGVGPKPAKETKGKARRGKENGRKDIKRLGVSRERIEHPSGR
- a CDS encoding PhoH family protein, with translation MKEGLLQKNLNFEDIEEAKALFGPHNDHLKAIERNLEVKVHTKGGRIVIEGDELDVELASRLLRELQRLLNKGYPIYVSDIDFAIRILSGDSSVNLEDIFLDTVYISSQKRVITPKSVVQKEYINAIRRYDMIIGIGPAGTGKTYLAMAMALAFLMKKEVKRIILARPAVEAGEKLGFLPGDLYEKVNPYLRPLYDALNDMLDFDHASKLMERGIIEVAPLAFMRGRTLNDSFIILDEAQNTKPEQMKMFLTRMGFGSKVVITGDITQVDLPDGKTSGLIQIQDILKGIKGIQFIYFSEKDVIRHHLVQDIIKAYEGAEIQGRSMES